A stretch of DNA from Drosophila virilis strain 15010-1051.87 chromosome 5, Dvir_AGI_RSII-ME, whole genome shotgun sequence:
aaaaaaaaactataactaCTGTGGGCAAAATTGGGTATTTGTGGGGAATACCTCGATGTGTACCGTATTGGCTATAATGCGTGTTAAGCGACGGCCATTAAAAAGTGGACGTAATTTGATTCCATTTTCTACAGTTGCTCTACATTTGCAGATTCTGCAGCAATCGGTTAGGTCCAAATCATTTGGATTGACAAATGCAATTCTTCTTGTAAGACTTCCTTCATTCTCAGACATGAtgaacaaaaaattataatttagtaGCGAACCtgttataaaattttaaaagtcTATGCTGCAACGCATGCTTCTAATATTACgaatgtattttaaaaacatatatgatttttatactttcagcaacatttttgaataatGCCGCCGCGCAGAATATTCACCTCGCTTGAAGTTAGCTGCACGCAATATTCAACTTGCTTAAAGTTGGCTGCGCGCAAATTTCAATATGCATTAAGTTGGCTGCTACCAATTTCCCAACAAGAGTACAGTGTACAAGTCGCATTAGTGTTAAATTCATATTGATTAATTTTATAGACGTATTTGTCGGCGCAAATTGTTTACGAATTAATTAGCAAGTCTTAAATgataaacccattaaaattaAGGAAGCCCAATAAATCCACAGGAAACCTGCAGAAATTTCAACTTGAGTCTGCCATCTTTATTGGTAAGTGTTGCCTCTTATACCCATTCTTTTTCGAGGCCAATTCGCCGCATTTCTTGTTCGCCTTTGTTGTGCTAAGCTTATTCTGCCGAATAATGCCGCAAGGTAACGCTTTGTTTAGCTATTctttatttgcaattaatatattagaagacaaaaaatatttctttggCAGTGAacaataattttcaattaaaatctaAGTACTCGGAATATAGGACAAACATTTGCAGTATCcgtaataaaaatgtaaatcaaGCCATAACGCAAGCCAAGGAACGTGTTAAAATAGTTTTCTATAATAAGATTTGTTACGCTTCATATTGGGAATTTTGCCTTACAACCATTTATATTAAGCAGCATACCTATTATACCGTACTACGCCTAAATTCACAAGTGCAGTAACTGTGGCAACTTGGTCGACCGGCTAAAGCATAAGGGAACATGTCAACTAACATTAACATAACATAGCTCTAACATAACAACGTTGGCTTTGAAAGGCGACGTTCGGAGTCTGTAGCTCGCTGGAGTTTGCTTCAGTTGTGTTTCATTacaaaaaaaggagaaaaaaataaaatacccaTACTGAttaaattttttgtaaaatgtTGCCAAACGACAGAAAGATATTGAGGTGCAACAAAAAGATACGATTGCATGAAATTAAACAATTCAACCATTTTTTCTGATAACTTTCGCAGGCAACACGCTCGTCAGAATCAAAATCAAACTGCGCGGCGGCCTATCCAAAGACTCAACGCTGGAAGActcaaccacaacaacaacaacagcagcaatcaCAACAAGATGAGCAAAGCTGATCCCATATCGCTCAGCTTCCACGACTCTTGTCTGCGGATGTCCGACGTCCAGCTGCTGCACGGGCCACGCTGGTTAAACGATCAGGCACTTAGCTCGATTAGTTAATACCAATttctatgcatatttatatatattgttatttcAGATTTTGAGCTTCTATTATGAGTATCTGTCGCATGTCAAgtacaagaacaacaacgatCTGTACTTCATAGCGCCCGAGGTGACACAGTGCATGAAGTATATGGATGACTCCGAGCTGGAGATGCTCTTCGACGAGCACGATGCGGTCAACAAGCCATTCATATTCTTTGCGCTCAATGATAATGGAACCACTGAAGCAGGTGGCACCCATTGGTCGCTGCTGGTGCTCTCACGGCCGGAGAAGACGTTCTTTCACTTTGACTCCTATGGCAATAACAATACGGGCCCCTCAATGGAATTGATGACAAAGGTCAAGGAGTTGTTGGGCGTACGACAGGCTAAGTTTCGTCCGATGCGTTGCTTGCAACAGGCCAATGGCTACGACTGTGGCATTCATGTCATCTGCATGACCGATCACATAGCGGACTATGTGAATCGATACGAGTTGATCGAGGGCTTGCCCACTTTGCACATTGACACGGTGAAGGCCAAGAGGGCAGAGCTGCTGAAGCTGATCCTCTCACTGGGCGGCAAGGACTAAACTATTAAATACTTTGTTATAATGTTTGTAGCTCTAAGTGATCTTTCATAAAACGTTACTAATTGTAAAATGCACTGTGAATACGATTCAACCGTATACGCTTAAAACAACTTGTGAGAGTGAAAGAGCGGGTGAGTGACGTTCCGTGCGACCCAAGCCTTATGTGGTGGATGGCAAACGTTGAACGCAAGCTGATCCTCCATGCGAATGcgatatttattataataataatttgtataatttaatgTTTACTCTGGCCCAGTGCTTGGCACTAGAAAAAGAGCCAAAACCGATCCCAGCACATTTGAAAGAAGTGCGACTCATGTATTTTTAGTTGGATTtcgaataaatatttgtttatccaAGCCAAAGCACTCATATTTATCATCGCTCCAAGGGGACAAACGGCAGCATAATAtttctgtttgtttgcccAAGAATTGTAGATGTGTATAAAAAGATTTTCATGTGACGAAAGTAGGGCTATTGGGAAGGAAGCTAAGATTCGACATATAGAAATCTAATTTAAAGACATATTCATAATCGATATTCAGCAGGctgatttaaaataaaaatatttactttattaagATATTCGCCTTCCCCTTTAATACCACAGGATAGGAGAggttataaatataaaaagagaaCTTCCAGGGGGTTTTGTTAATACTAGAAGTTGCTCTTCCTGGAAAGGCGAATTATTAAAACTGGCTAGTATAATCATGTTGGTAGTGGAAAAACAATCCCCAAGCTTATTATGTACATCAGTTTTCATCAGGCGATGCGCTGCCCAAGATAGCATCAATTTTGTTAATTAGCCAACGTGAACCGACGCAGGACGAAGTCCATATGAAATAGTCAGTCTTGCGTTGTAGTCCGTATAGAATGGTCGGGTCGTGGCTATTACAGTGCTATCACAACTATGCACTGCTTGTGGGTGTTACCTCGTACCGTCGGGTGGCCGGCAGTTTTAGCCAGACCTGGCTGACACGCTCCTATGCGCTGGCCATGAATGTCCTTACGCTGACACTGCTGCCCGGATTGCTCTGGTTTTCGACACAGTACATAAAGACAATTAATTGGTTTCCCAATTTGATAACATTTACCACATATATACTGTACACGATGTCCTACGTGTCCATTGCCTATACCCTAATCTCACGCGGTAGTCGGGATAAAGCTCTGTTGGAAGTGGAGAGAATTGTGAACAGATTGAAGGGCCAGCAGAAGGTGCATAATGTGCTAGACACAGAGGGTAGCTGCGGCTCTCTGGCATATTTATTTCAGCTAAAGCTTGGCAGTTTGCTGTATTTGTGCCTGAGCGGCATGATATCCTGCCTGATGATGCCGAACATCAATAACTGGACGCCTGTCATCTGTGCTTTCTTTTTTGGCAATACTATGAATATCCCCCTGTTGGCCATCTATCGCTACTTTCTCGCCCTTTGGGACATTGCCTATTGCTATCAGTATCTTAATTCAGAGCTGGAGCACTTTATGAGCTCTGTGCGTCACAGATACCCTACAAATGCTGAGCTGGAGGAGCTGCAGCGACTGCGGTCACTGCACAGCCTGCTGACACGTTGCACTTTGCGAATCAATAAGATCTACGGACTGCTATTGCTGACGATCCGTTTCGACATTTTAGCATTTTGTGTCGTCTATGGATATTGGGGTATACTTTTTTCCTTTAGCGTACATTCGCCGATGTATCTGCGTGTCTTTGGCGTCGTCAATTATAATATGCGCCTGCTCGATTTCTACCTATTGAATTTCATGTCCGATCAGACAGTAGGTTTTCAGAGCGCGGCACATCATGTCCTTAGCGAGGGCTATTGGTTCAAGGAGGTGAATATCATTCATGATTTTAACATACAATATTATAAACATAATAGCTAACCCATATTATCCTTGCAGCTGGATGCCTATGTCCTTTATGTGTGCACTTCGAAGTTAACCCTTTGGGTGTGCGGCCTTTATAAAGTGAATCGTAGCTGCTGGTTCCAAATGATAGGCTCCATTTTTGGGTTTTCTATACTGTTGCTGCAATTTCATCTGCTGTCGAATAAATACACTTTGTGAAGCGCTCATTATATTCTAAATGAAACTAAAGCTAAAGCGCTCTTATCATATAATGTGTCtatatacaataatatattctaataaacataataaacaaaattcaaaaggGCTCGGCTTGCACCAGTgtaacaatatttaaacaataattaaaacaaattaatatgaTCTTAAGCAGAATATTACAGACAGATATGGTaaatagaaattgaaaaaattgatcatatacaaatgtttatacataaattaagCCAGCTAATAGgagctatatacatatttgatcatcttaaaacataaatataatctATATCAGTCTTATGCTCACAGCCTCAGCAGGCAAAgcataattaaatcaaattaatacaattaatatcaatatcatattcCCAGCCAGAGCGGGCAGTCAATAAtttcaacaaatatatatataatcccTATCAATATCGTGAGGCGTAAACATATCGATCATATTACACACACTCATCTGCATTTGGTATTTAGTATGTATTACAATAGGTTACTTTTATAAGAGCTCATTTCAAACAATGCAATCAAAATAGATAAGTTAACAACTGCCGCCCAACGACAAGATCAGCTTAAGCAGATCAGCTCGCTTGGCCTTCACCGTATCAAAGTGCAATATGGGTAAGCCCTCAATCATCCCGAAGTGAGTCACATAGCCCGCTATATGATCGGTCATGCAGATGACATGAATGCCACAGTCGTAGCCATTGGCCTGTTGCAGGCAACGCATCGGACGAAACTGGGCCAAACGCATGCCCAGCATACCCTTCACCTTGTTCATCAGCTTTATGGAGGTGGCCGTATTGCTGTTCCCATAGGAGTCAAAGTGAAAGAACGTCTGCTCTGGCCGAGAGAGCACCAGCAGCGACCAATGGGTGCCTCCCTCTTCAGTGGCTCCATTGTCGTTGAgcgcaaagaaaataaatggTTTGTAGACAGCGTTATTCTTGTTCAGGAGCAGCGCCAGCTCAGAGTCATCCATATACTTCATGCACTGTGTCACCTCGGGCGCTATAAAGTACAAATCATGGTTGTTCTTGTACTTCACATGCGACAGATACTCATAAAAGAAGCTCAAAATCTGCAAaacaatatgtaaatatatatatatagaaattggTATTAGCTAATCGAGCTAAGTGCCTGATCGTTGAGCCAGCGTGGGCCATGCAGCAGTTGGACGTCGGACATCCGCAGACAAGAGTCGTGGAAACTGAGCGATATGGGATCAGCtttgttcattttgttgtatttgttgagTCTGAATTATGTATACGGCGCACAGTCTGATTTAGATTGTGACGTGCGTGTTGCCTGAAAGTGTACGAAAAggttttacaattttgtaatttagtGTTTTGGCTGCTTATGTGTTTTGTAATAGTTCAACCTTAAAATCTTTCTGTcatttggcaacattttacAAGAAATGTACAGGATACGTgatatttttcgtttttaataGAACTTTTTCAGCGACTCCGAAACTGCAGTTTAAAGTCACCGTTGTTATGTTAAGACTATGTTATGTTAATGTCAATTAACATTCGGATTTACCGGGCAACCAATCTGCCACGTTTTATGCCAGGTACGCTGATCCTTACAAAGTGCAATGCATGCGAAGTACGCTGGTCACAGTTTTGCCAAATTAGATTATAAGAAACTGGTTAGAAACGTCTTTTCACttgtttaacaaattttattttaaatgcaaaatcaaatgTGAGCTTAGATTACTGCTAAATTTACgattaaaaacatattgtaTACAAAGTTAATATAATAGCAATTAAAACCACATCGAAATATTGATATTACGAGGCACTAacattcacatacatatatatatatacatatatatatattaatatgcgGACACAGGACATGCTGATGGTTCGTTTTACAATTCGTGCAACAATTACAAACATTGTGTATACCGGGCTGTATATAAAGTTAATTAACGAGCCGATGGTAAGTGGTTTGTGGTGGGTGGGTTATTTGCGGGGCCCAGGATACAATTTCCTACTACTAAAAGCTATACACTCGgctgtgtatgtttgtgtttttgggTTAAGACAGAACGGCTTCACAACCGCACCTCGGGACGCTGCCAGCCGCCAAAGGCACGCTCCAGCTCCTCGGCAACGGCCAGACAGAGCCGATCTTCGTTGAAATTGGCTATGACCTGGACGCCCAGCGGCAAACCCTCGCTGCCCAGGCCCAGCGGCACAGCGGTGGCTGGAAAGCCCAGCACATTCACAATGCCCGTATAGGAAAAGTTAATGGGACGCAGAATGGGCTCATTGTGATAGGGAGCCACAGTGGGATGCGTGGGATAGATGAGCACGCCATTGTcgcccagcagctgctgcagtgtGGCGCGCAGCTCGTCCCGCTTGGCCACCAGATGCTTGTACTTGGACGAGCCGTGCTGGCACTGTGCACTGTCCATCAGTGCCGTTGTCAGTCCAATGAACGTATGCTTGGAGGCACCAACCAGCCACTTCAGCAGCTCCAAGTAGGTGTTGATATCGTAGCGCAGATCGCCCAGTTGAAAGCTAAAGCCATGGCCGGAATCATCGCGCATGTTGGCAAACCAAATGGCCGCCGATTGTCGTATCTGTGGCAGCTGCACCCGCTCCACCTGTTCAGCGCCAAACTTCTTGCTCAAATGCTCGACAACACGGCGCATGGCCTGGCGCAGATCAGCATCCACAGCGGAGACCATGCGACCACCGCCATCAGACTCCTGATAAAAGAATTTCATTTTCTCCAGCGCCACGGGCTTGTTGAGTTGTAGCAGCTCCGCTTTCTCGCCGGCCATAATTTGCAGCATGGGTCGCAGATCCTCAGCAAAGCGTGACATGGGACCCAGGCCCAGAAATGAGTTCTGCTCCGCACTGAATGGTGTTGGGAACTGCCCCTTATTCGAAACGATTAGCTTGCTCGGCTTGTGCCCAAATATGCCATTGAAGAAGGCTGGCATGCGTATGGAACCGCCAATGTCTGAGCCCAGGCCAAAGGGTGAGGCAGCGGCCGACTGAACGCAACCCTCGCCGCCGCTAGAGCCGCCCACAATGCGATTCGTGTCGTAGGCATTGCGCGTCCTACCGTGCACTGTATTGTTGCTCTCCCACCACATGCACACCTCCGACACATTGGTCAGCGCAAAGGGAATAGCGCCGGCTTTGCGCATCAATGCCATCGCATCCGCATCCTTCTCGGCGCGTAACTCGCGACGCGAATAAAGTCCAGCCGTATGCAGCATGCCTGGAGAGAGAATTACAGCATTGGTAGAGTACATTTAATATATCCGAATTTATTGTTATAGGCTCACCCTTAACCGATATGCAGTCCTTTGTTGTAATTGGCACACCCAAAAATGGCTTCTGCTCGGCCAACTGATCCACTGTGTACTGTCCGGACTTGATGAGTGCATCGGCTGCGGCGGCTTCTTTTAAAGCCTCATCGTAGCGCTCGTCTACCACGCAATTGAGCAAAGGATTTACTTCCTTAACGCGACGTATAAACGATTCCAGAACCTGAACGCTGCTTAGCTGAGAAAAGAACGAGCGCATTAATGGCCAGTGCAAGGAAGAGGAAAGTAAGTGTCCACCTCTTGGTTGCGAATTTTGGTTGCCAGCGATGTGGCCGATTCGAGGAGTATGGGATCCGTTATGGCCGGCATGCGATCCCCGCTGACGCCATAGATCAAACGGAAGACGAAACGAAAGAAGGACTGCAGCAGGCCAAACAGGAAGGCGCCAATGGTGCGTCCTAGCGGCACCTTCTCCGGCTGCAATTGCTTCTGCGGCATGACGTCGTCTGATATGGAATGTGATGCTATAGCTCTATATTGTTAGCAATTGGTATCTTTGATTGTATTCCTTTTCCTGTTCTTATTATGGCCCATGTGTTGTTTCTCTGCCAAAGGGAAagtgagaaaaaaacaatataggAATACAATTCTTGGCAAAAACTCAAGAAATCTTAATCGGATAAACATAAGTCTAGATTGCGTTCAGGCATAGCCCGGcaaaattttctttaacaATCTTATGTAAACACATTCTATTATCGAATTgcaaataagaatatatacttaGTATATGCAGGTCTGTGGGTCTGTGTACATTGGTTTAGCTAGGCAAAAAAAATACGCCCATATGCGagcacaaaaacttaacagTCTGTTTACAGCTGCTTAACATGGCCGTGCTAGTAACAGCGCGTgtgttaatataaatataaataaattgtatctTTGCAAAAACtacattaatttaattaaatgaaattcaataaaaacttTAATGCAGTGATAACAATTCtgacaaataaaaagaagatcAAAAGATAATAATATTGGCATAAAATGGCATTAAAGCTAAGCCAACAAAGAACTTTAATTGAATGCCATTATTCATTGCCTTAGTTAAGTGAACGAACTACACATGAAGCTTAtgttaattgtattaaaaatcTGATATGcaagttttttatttcctGATTAAGAGAGACTGCCTGAAATGTATATGGAGAAGCAAAGCAGATGCATATTCTGATCATTTTATAGACTGGATCTCTTATTATTGTCCATTAATATTGCCTATGAATATACGCTTTACATTTATTGATTTCAATTGATTCCTTATGGACATATTTGAtagaaattttgaaatttgaattcaTTCTGCGTGCTAATAAATTATATGCGAACATCCGAACATCCACAGTTTTTAGAAATCAATTGCCAGCAACTGTCAAAGCAGCCACTTAAATATCGCCACGTTAGCCTACAGATCGGGCGTGAGTCATGCATTATCAAGTTTACGATGTCTGGGACCACAAAACTTTGCCCACAGCAGATCGGAAACGATACATGACTGAAGGCTCGACGAGCTATGGATATAGTGTACAGAACTAGCAAAAGATTCCACAAAGTGCCAATcataaacaataacaagttTGTTTCACTTGACAAAGAACGCCCcataaataccctgtaaaaagtGCCAAAATATCTTCCCCCAAAATTGTGTCCTTTTCTTTAAAGAGTAAACGATCAAAAGGCTTTATATGACAATTTTTCCAGCAGTTTTTAACTTAGTATACCCAGTTATATCTTGAAGTATAAATAAATCGATTGTATCCGAAATAAGAACAGgaatttaatttacttataAATTGACTTTATGGGTATATATCATTTCCGAAACAAAGACGGGCATCTATATTACTTATAAAATGTACAAGCGCAAATATAAAAGCGAAGGGAAAAACTTAGGGTATGCATATGAACACGCAATGGATAATTGAAGAACGCaaaattttccatttgccccgcatacacatacatacgtattttAATGACTTTTCAGAAAATATAGCTATACAAACTAAAATATTGCTAATTGTTTAGTCGTAATATATTAGTTAAAGCACTTAAGATTTTCTATAGCTAATTAATTATGTTATAGCGCACCCACAAGGGGATCTAAGGGATTAatgaatttgtatataaaataaatcaatgttTTCATTGGTTTGTATGATGGAATAGAGCTTACGGAATCGAGAATTTTGTTCAAGTTAGAATTAGCTATAGACACGCAACTTTCTAGTTTGGGAGCGACCATTGGAAATTGGTTAAGTGGCATTGCCTGATAAAtagaaaaagtaaaaaaaaaaaaaggccgCCTCAACCAAGTTCATCAAACGACAAAATCTATACAGCTTATTATTTTGCTGGCATATGTAGAGTTGAAATTATATATCTGCTGCATGCACATTATCTTATCGTTCGCCATGAATGGTGTCGAATTAGCAGACGGAGTTTACTTTGGGCTTAAATGATAGCCGACCAGCAGAGATTATAGAGGGAAAAGAAGGCAATGtccaaacaataacaagacAAAGAATGGGCATATAAAAGCGTATACCCATAAAGCTGCAcacagaaagagagcgagagagcgcgagagagatATAGAGACAGAGTAAGCACCCACACCGCCGCAGCTGCATGTACGATATGTGGAGACCACAAAAAATGACTCATCGTTGCGACGATTTCACGATCCGCAGCTGCAGCCATAACTTAAAACGAAAATGTGATAACACTTGAACTAGTCATGCTAGAATCGCGAGTGCTTAACTAGGGTATGCCCTGTAAATAGCGTACGTAAAATTTAATGGGGTTTAAAGTATCAAATTCACTTGaattaattgtttataaattgaGTCCTACTTTTTGTGCACAAATAATGTATAAGTCAACAAAGTTTTTAACatgcatttgatttttttaactcaggaaacattttcttttaaaatgtaCGATTTTAAAATAGCTTTAGTTTCAATCATTATATTCACAGGGTATACATAGGCAGCGTATGCCGCTACATATCCTGTTTGTCTCTTTTtctatctcgctctctctctcttctcttcGTCTAAGTTTCGTCAAGTTGAAGGGCGCCGGCTGTGTTTTCGCCACTTTCTTATCTCACACATTGCGTTGGtattttgtaattgtttgtCATGGTCATAGCTTGAACAAGCGTCTactattgctgttgttgttgttattattattattgtcgcAATTTCTTATCATCTGTTGTTGTGGCAGCATATCGCAACTTGTTCGAGCGatgtttgttttcttaataagtttaattgaattgctcGAGTCTGGGAATGGGCACGCTTCAATTTACACATggcaacaaatgaaatttaacaCAAATGAATCAACTGCTAATTATTAATAGTAAATTTAGCAATTGATTTGGGCATAGTTTGATACATTATCAAGCAACAATATGGAGCATGAAGCAAGTAAAAAACCTGATTATTAGCCCGATAAGATTACCGCCAGAGTCATCAAACGTGCGTGCAGgtcaaattttgatttatgataGGCACATTTTAAGACGTTATTAACACTTGTTGCGTGAGAGAAactgcagagagagagagagt
This window harbors:
- the Den1 gene encoding sentrin-specific protease 8 isoform X1; translated protein: MLPNDRKILRQHARQNQNQTARRPIQRLNAGRLNHNNNNSSNHNKMSKADPISLSFHDSCLRMSDVQLLHGPRWLNDQILSFYYEYLSHVKYKNNNDLYFIAPEVTQCMKYMDDSELEMLFDEHDAVNKPFIFFALNDNGTTEAGGTHWSLLVLSRPEKTFFHFDSYGNNNTGPSMELMTKVKELLGVRQAKFRPMRCLQQANGYDCGIHVICMTDHIADYVNRYELIEGLPTLHIDTVKAKRAELLKLILSLGGKD
- the Den1 gene encoding sentrin-specific protease 8 isoform X2, with translation MSKADPISLSFHDSCLRMSDVQLLHGPRWLNDQILSFYYEYLSHVKYKNNNDLYFIAPEVTQCMKYMDDSELEMLFDEHDAVNKPFIFFALNDNGTTEAGGTHWSLLVLSRPEKTFFHFDSYGNNNTGPSMELMTKVKELLGVRQAKFRPMRCLQQANGYDCGIHVICMTDHIADYVNRYELIEGLPTLHIDTVKAKRAELLKLILSLGGKD
- the LOC6625668 gene encoding putative gustatory receptor 59b, which translates into the protein MVGSWLLQCYHNYALLVGVTSYRRVAGSFSQTWLTRSYALAMNVLTLTLLPGLLWFSTQYIKTINWFPNLITFTTYILYTMSYVSIAYTLISRGSRDKALLEVERIVNRLKGQQKVHNVLDTEGSCGSLAYLFQLKLGSLLYLCLSGMISCLMMPNINNWTPVICAFFFGNTMNIPLLAIYRYFLALWDIAYCYQYLNSELEHFMSSVRHRYPTNAELEELQRLRSLHSLLTRCTLRINKIYGLLLLTIRFDILAFCVVYGYWGILFSFSVHSPMYLRVFGVVNYNMRLLDFYLLNFMSDQTVGFQSAAHHVLSEGYWFKELDAYVLYVCTSKLTLWVCGLYKVNRSCWFQMIGSIFGFSILLLQFHLLSNKYTL
- the LOC6625275 gene encoding fatty-acid amide hydrolase 2-A; the encoded protein is MPQKQLQPEKVPLGRTIGAFLFGLLQSFFRFVFRLIYGVSGDRMPAITDPILLESATSLATKIRNQELSSVQVLESFIRRVKEVNPLLNCVVDERYDEALKEAAAADALIKSGQYTVDQLAEQKPFLGVPITTKDCISVKGMLHTAGLYSRRELRAEKDADAMALMRKAGAIPFALTNVSEVCMWWESNNTVHGRTRNAYDTNRIVGGSSGGEGCVQSAAASPFGLGSDIGGSIRMPAFFNGIFGHKPSKLIVSNKGQFPTPFSAEQNSFLGLGPMSRFAEDLRPMLQIMAGEKAELLQLNKPVALEKMKFFYQESDGGGRMVSAVDADLRQAMRRVVEHLSKKFGAEQVERVQLPQIRQSAAIWFANMRDDSGHGFSFQLGDLRYDINTYLELLKWLVGASKHTFIGLTTALMDSAQCQHGSSKYKHLVAKRDELRATLQQLLGDNGVLIYPTHPTVAPYHNEPILRPINFSYTGIVNVLGFPATAVPLGLGSEGLPLGVQVIANFNEDRLCLAVAEELERAFGGWQRPEVRL